From a single Erpetoichthys calabaricus chromosome 1, fErpCal1.3, whole genome shotgun sequence genomic region:
- the hsp90b1 gene encoding endoplasmin, which produces MKRWWLVAALCALLAFTSVCADEDVDVDGTIEEDLGKSRDGSRTDDEVVKREEEAIQLDGLNAAQIKELREKSEKHVFQAEVNRMMKLIINSLYKNKEIFLRELISNASDALDKIRLLSLTDDNALSGNEELTIKIKSDKEKNILHITDTGIGMTKDELVKNLGTIAKSGTSEFLNKITEMQTEGQSTSELIGQFGVGFYSAFLVADKVIVASKHNNDTQHIWESDSNEFSVIEDPRGTTLGRGTTITLVMKEEASDFLELETIKNLVKKYSQFINFPIYVWSSKTETVEEPIEDETEEQEKKDEVETDEEAEVEEEEEHKEKAKTKKVEKTVWDWELMNDIKPIWQRLPKEVEEDEYKAFYKTFSRDSEDPMSFIHFTAEGEVTFKSILFVPNVAPRGLFDEYGSKKNDFIKLFVRRVFITDDFHDMMPKYLNFIRGVVDSDDLPLNVSRETLQQHKLLKVIRKKLVRKTLDMIKKIADDKYNDKFWKEFGTNIKLGVIEDHSNRTRLAKLLRFQTSHSETVLSSLESYVERMKEKQDKIYFMAGTSRKEAESSPFVEQLLKKGYEVVYLTEPVDEYCIQALPEFDGKRFQNVAKEGLKFDESEKAKEKRETLEKEYEPLTTWLKDTALHDKVEKVVLSQRLTDSPCALVASQYGWSGNMERIMKAQAYQTGKDISTNYYASQKKTLEVNPRHPLIKELLKRVQENKEDQTASDMAVVLFETATLRSGYQLVDTKAYGERIERMLRLSMNVDLSEKVEEEPEEEPEDVAEENEDDIADEEEITEDTNEQPSSEKDEL; this is translated from the exons ATGAAGAGGTGGTGGCTAGTGGCAGCGCTTTGCGCTCTTTTGGCGTTTA CTTCAGTTTGTGCAGATGAGGATGTTGATGTTGATGGTACAATTGAAGAGGATCTGGGGAAAAGTAGGGATGGGTCCAGGACGGATGATGAGGTTGTTAAAAG agaagAGGAGGCAATCCAACTAGATGGCCTGAATGCTGCTCAGATAAAAGAACTTAGAGAAAAATCGGAGAAGCACGTCTTTCAGGCTGAAGTTAATCGaatgatgaaattaattattaaCTCTTTATACAAAAATAAGGAG attttccTCAGGGAACTTATTTCCAATGCCTCTGATGCTTTGGATAAGATTAGACTGCTGTCTCTCACAGATGATAATGCCCTCTCTGGTAATGAAGAGCTGACAATAAAAATTAAG tcTGATAAAGAGAAGAACATACTGCATATAACTGACACAGGAATAGGAATGACAAAGGATGAGCTGGTGAAGAATTTAGGTACCATTGCAAAATCTGGAACAAGCGAGTTTTTGAACAAGATTACAGAGATGCAGACAGAAGGTCAATCCACATCTGAGCTTATTGGACAGTTTGGGGTTGGCTTCTACTCTGCCTTCCTTGTGGCGGACAAGGTTATTGTTGCATCTAAGCACAACAATGACACACAGCACATCTGGGAGTCTGATTCTAATGAATTTTCAGTAATTGAAGATCCTCGTGGCACCACACTGGGCCGTGGTACTACTATCAC GCTTGTAATGAAGGAAGAAGCATCAGATTTCCTTGAACTTGAAACCATCAAGAATTTGGTGAAGAAATACTCCCAGTTTATCAACTTCCCTATCTACGTCTGGTCTAGCAAG ACTGAAACTGTGGAAGAACCCATTGAAGATGAGACAGAAGAGCAAGAGAAAAAAGATGAGGTGGAGACAGACGAAGAAGCTGAagtagaggaggaagaagaacacaaagaaaaagccaaaactaaaaaa GTTGAAAAAACAGTCTGGGATTGGGAGCTGATGAATGATATAAAACCCATCTGGCAGAGACTACCTAAAGAAGTTGAAGAGGACGAGTACAAAGCATTTTATAAAACCTTCTCTAGA gATTCAGAAGATCCAATGAGTTTCATCCACTTTACAGCTGAAGGAGAGGTGACATTCAAATCTATATTGTTTGTGCCTAATGTTGCTCCAAGAGGACTTTTTGATGAATATGGTTCAAAGAAGAATGATTTCATAAAG CTTTTTGTCCGCAGAGTATTTATCACAGATGACTTCCATGATATGATGCCCAAATACCTGAATTTCATTAGAGGTGTG GTTGACTCTGATGATCTTCCTCTAAATGTATCCAGAGAAACATTGCAGCAACATAAATTGCTAAAG GTTATACGCAAGAAACTTGTACGCAAAACTCTAGATATGATCAAGAAGATTGCAGATGATAAATACAATGACAAATTTTGGAAAGAGTTTGGAACCAACATTAAGCTTGGTGTAATTGAGGACCACTCCAATAGAACACGTCTAGCCAAACTGCTGCGATTCCAGACTTCTCACAGCGAGACTGTGCTTAGCAGTCTTGAAAGTTATGTTGAACGCATGAAAGAAAAACAGGACAAGATCTACTTTATGGCTGGCACAAGCAGGAAAGAG GCAGAATCATCTCCTTTTGTTGAGCAGCTGTTGAAAAAGGGATATGAAGTGGTTTATTTGACAGAGCCAGTTGATGAGTACTGCATTCAAGCTCTCCCTGAATTTGATGGAAAGAGATTCCAGAATGTTGCAAAAGAAGGTCTGaaatttgatgaaagtgaaaaggCAAAGGAGAAGAGGGAAACTTTAGAAAAAGAATATGAGCCTCTCACCACCTGGTTGAAGGACACAGCTCTCCATGACAAG gtTGAGAAGGTTGTGCTGTCCCAGAGGCTCACAGACTCTCCTTGTGCTCTAGTTGCAAGCCAGTATGGATGGTCTGGAAATATGGAAAGGATCATGAAAGCACAAGCTTACCAGACTGGCAAAGACATTTCTACAAA TTACTATGCCAGTCAGAAAAAGACGCTGGAGGTTAACCCTAGACACCCCCTTATTAAGGAACTTTTGAAACGTGTACAG gaaaataaggaagacCAGACTGCTTCAGACATGGCTGTTGTATTATTTGAGACTGCCACTCTTCGTTCAGGTTACCAGCTGGTGGATACCAAAGCATATGGTGAAAGAATTGAAAGAATGCTGCGACTTAGCAtgaatgtagacctcagtgaGAAG GTTGAGGAAGAACCTGAAGAGGAGCCAGAAGATGTAGCTGAAGAAAATGAAGATGACATAGCAGATGAAGAggagatcacagaagacactaaCGAACAG CCATCAAGTGAAAAAGATGAATTGTAA